The following coding sequences are from one Oncorhynchus clarkii lewisi isolate Uvic-CL-2024 chromosome 20, UVic_Ocla_1.0, whole genome shotgun sequence window:
- the LOC139376101 gene encoding neuropilin and tolloid-like protein 1, translated as MVNKFALPLAVVASLITLGLSGTPGKKAVTNNSGVTPIGQCGTWIKEAEGGLFTSPNYPQKYPPERTCIYIIEASPRQCIDLFFDEKYSIEPSWECKFDHIEVRDGPFSFSTLIGRYCGQESPLYIKSSGRYLHIKFVADGELEAIGFSARYNFTQDPEFKDMGVLPPLPFCEFDLGGSDGIIDSAAILKEGKALQTEAVDCRWFIRAPPKGRIYLRFLEYEMHNSNECKRNFVAVYDGSSSVEHLKNKFCSTVANDVMLVTSVGVIRMWADQGSRKSRFRILFTTFLEPPCEAEAFFCHSNMCINTSLVCNGIQNCVYPWDENNCKEKRKASILDNIDHTNVAIILVTCGLVVVLLIVASIIQVKQPRKKYIIRRDDFDPTLLHETFEPPHYELCTLRRAASADHMSEMAMAEDFDKFHKLRRSSSKCIRDHHCGGAHSQVSSVRGSQSNLSVRDAAIMSDMPLSQSHQATPSSHRNIRMMKYSYSQDGQDGCDQDDDMDDCQTPSQSHHVLAAHQSMSNDF; from the exons ATGGTGAACAAATTTGCCTTGCCTCTCG CAGTAGTTGCAAGTCTAATCACTCTTGGATTGTCTGGTACACCGGGGAAAAAAGCAG TGACAAACAATTCAGGGGTGACTCCAATAGGCCAATGCGGCACCTGGATAAAGGAGGCTGAGGGAGGCCTGTTCACCTCCCCCAACTACCCCCAAAAGTACCCACCAGAGCGAACATGTATTTATATCATTGAAG CTTCACCAAGACAATGCATCGACCTCTTCTTTGATGAGAAATATTCAATAGAGCCTTCATGGGAATGCAAATTTGACCACATTGAAGTCCGCGATGGGCCCTTTTCCTTCTCCACTTTAATTGGTCGATACTGTGGCCAGGAAAGCCCTTTGTATATTAAATCAAGTGGGCGATACCTGCATATAAAGTTTGTTGCAGACGGCGAACTGGAGGCAATTGGATTTTCAGCACGCTATAACTTCACTCAAG ATCCTGAATTTAAAGACATGGGTGTCCTACCGCCTCTGCCTT TTTGCGAATTTGATCTGGGTGGATCAGATGGGATCATTGATTCTGCAGCAATACTCAAAGAGGGCAAAGCCTTGCAGACAGAGGCTGTGGACTGTAGGTGGTTCATTCGAGCGCCACCAAAGGGAAGG ATCTATTTGCGATTTTTGGAATATGAGATGCACAACTCCAATGAATGCAAACGTAACTTTGTGGCTGTGTACGACGGGAGTAGCTCAGTGGAGCACCTGAAGAACAAATTCTGCAGCACAGTGGCCAACGATGTCATGTTGGTTACCTCAGTGGGGGTCATACGAATGTGGGCTGATCAGGGCAGCCGAAAAAGCCGCTTCCGGATCCTTTTCACAACCTTCCTAGAGC CTCCATGTGAAGCGGAGGCTTTCTTTTGCCATAGCAACATGTGTATCAACACCAGCTTAGTGTGCAACGGGATCCAGAACTGTGTCTACCCCTGGGACGAGAACAACTGCAAAG AGAAGAGGAAAGCCAGCATCTTAGACAATATTGACCACACCAATGTCGCAATCATTCTAGTCACCTGTGGTCTGGTGGTTGTCCTTCTCATTGTGGCAAGTATCATTCAAGTTAAACAGCCACGCAAAAAATACATCATCAGGAGGGATGACTTTGACCCCACATTGCTCCATGAAACCTTCGAGCCACCACATTATGAACTGTGCACTCTGCGGAGGGCAGCCTCTGCCGACCACATGAGTGAAATGGCTATGGCCGAGGACTTTGATAAGTTTCACAAACTCAGACGGTCTTCGTCCAAATGCATTCGTGACCACCACTGCGGCGGAGCCCACTCCCAGGTGTCCAGCGTCAGGGGAAGCCAAAGTAACCTGAGTGTGCGGGACGCAGCCATTATGTCAGACATGCCTCTCTCCCAGTCCCACCAGGCCACACCCTCCAGCCACAGGAATATACGGATGATGAAGTACAGTTACTCACAGGACGGGCAGGATGGTTGTGACCAGGATGACGACATGGATGACTGTCAGACCCCGAGCCAGAGCCACCATGTCCTGGCTGCACATCAGTCAATGTCCAATGATTTCTGA
- the LOC139376102 gene encoding ATP synthase subunit C lysine N-methyltransferase encodes MAEQSLLETEAIQCNVNAKDTGFKKRLGLIATGIVGGSLVALYAVAGPFVAPALRKVCLPYVPATTAQVENVLKVLQARSGSLVDIGSGDGRIVIAAAKKGFRAVGFELNPWLVWYSRYRAWRAGVHHSTSFHISDLWKVSFNQYSNVVIFGVPQMMDKLEGKLQTELQSTAKVVACRFPFPTWAPDGTAGEGIDTVWVYDAESFKTERGTHQRHFVTPHQPLGNDDTITSY; translated from the exons ATGGCAGAACAAAGCCTACTGGAAACTGAGGCGATACAATGTAACGTTAATGCTAAAGACACCGGCTTCAAAAAACGTTTAGGACTGATCGCAACTGGAATTGTCGGGGGGTCATTGGTTGCCCTTTACGCTGTTGCAGGTCCATTTGTTGCACCTGCTTTGAGAAAGGTGTGCCTACCTTATGTTCCCGCAACTACAGCACAGGTGGAAAATGTCCTGAAAGTGCTGCAGGCGAGATCTGGATCCCTCGTGGACATCGGAAGTGGGGATGGAAGAATA GTGATAGCAGCTGCAAAGAAAGGATTTCGAGCTGTTGGATTTGAGTTGAATCCATGGTTGGTGTGGTACTCCCGTTACAGAGCTTGGAGAGCGGGTGTTCATCATTCTACTTCCTTCCACATATCAGATTTATGGAAG GTCAGCTTTAATCAGTACTCGAATGTTGTCATATTTGGAGTACCTCAGATG ATGGATAAGTTGGAGGGCAAACTGCAGACAGAACTACAGAGCACAGCTAAAGTGGTGGCCTGCCGTttcccttttcccacctgggcaCCTGATGGCACCGCTGGAGAAGGAATAGACACTGTGTGGGTATACGATGCAGAGTCGTTCAAAACAGAAAGAGGAACACATCAGAGACATTTTGTAACTCCACATCAGCCCCTGGGCAATGATGACACTATCACGTCATACTAA